In the Verrucomicrobiia bacterium genome, one interval contains:
- a CDS encoding glycosyltransferase family 4 protein, which translates to MRICIVNDYSIEHIGGAVSSMFEQKKALEAAGHSVTILQLGNRPKSTVFDLNGVIFIEPSFTLPRSLYDLPMLLSTPENLEKLRAILKEQRPDVIHLQSEMSLARMTQRLAKELGVPSVYTVHTFFWQYKGIVKAPTAWFLRNALELVFRQPLHLGTPEGNVVEKTLKDITLSAAEAAQAVISPSAHQRDTMLRAGLRTPCYVVSNPFASSGSVPATPVSNNPQALRILWIGRCEPEKRPLEFIEAIKLASTHTKAPFTVDFIGEGSLLDDMKQRATMQGVTFHGKKTHTDTVALIDTADITVLSSYHFDNQPMTVVESITRFRPVLYCDELLSDEIGKAGYRSDGPSPEAMAKAIVALAEDRRKVVELSRHAQKQAQLFSREHFAQKMSQIYGSIRL; encoded by the coding sequence ATGCGTATTTGCATTGTTAATGACTATTCAATCGAGCATATTGGCGGCGCGGTGTCTTCAATGTTTGAGCAAAAAAAGGCACTTGAAGCGGCCGGACACAGCGTCACTATTCTGCAACTTGGGAACCGACCTAAATCAACCGTTTTTGACCTTAACGGCGTGATTTTTATTGAGCCGAGCTTTACGCTGCCGCGAAGTTTATATGATTTACCGATGTTACTGTCTACCCCTGAAAATCTTGAGAAACTTCGCGCCATACTAAAAGAACAGCGGCCTGATGTAATTCATTTGCAATCCGAAATGAGCTTGGCACGAATGACCCAGCGACTAGCAAAAGAACTGGGAGTCCCTAGCGTTTACACCGTGCATACTTTTTTCTGGCAATATAAAGGTATTGTAAAAGCACCAACCGCCTGGTTTCTCCGCAATGCGCTCGAGCTGGTCTTTCGACAGCCACTGCATCTAGGGACGCCAGAAGGTAATGTTGTAGAAAAAACCTTAAAAGATATTACGCTTTCTGCTGCCGAAGCCGCCCAAGCGGTGATTTCGCCCTCTGCTCACCAGCGCGACACCATGCTGCGGGCAGGGCTACGAACACCGTGCTACGTGGTATCTAACCCGTTTGCTTCAAGCGGCAGCGTGCCCGCTACGCCTGTGAGCAATAACCCTCAAGCCTTACGGATACTGTGGATAGGCCGCTGTGAGCCAGAAAAACGGCCGCTCGAATTTATTGAAGCCATCAAACTCGCAAGCACCCACACCAAGGCGCCCTTTACCGTTGATTTTATCGGGGAAGGCAGCCTGCTGGACGACATGAAACAACGCGCCACAATGCAAGGCGTCACTTTTCATGGCAAGAAAACCCACACCGACACCGTCGCGCTTATCGATACCGCCGATATAACCGTCCTGTCGTCGTACCACTTCGACAATCAACCAATGACGGTCGTTGAAAGCATTACGCGCTTTCGGCCGGTGCTGTACTGCGACGAGCTATTGAGCGATGAAATTGGCAAGGCAGGATACCGCAGCGACGGCCCATCGCCTGAGGCCATGGCAAAAGCAATTGTTGCGCTAGCTGAAGATCGCCGCAAGGTGGTCGAGCTTTCGCGACACGCCCAAAAACAAGCCCAGTTATTCAGCCGCGAACATTTTGCGCAAAAAATGAGCCAGATTTACGGCTCAATACGCTTATGA
- a CDS encoding glycosyltransferase, translated as MKIVIAADLHWPTINGVATFSRNLAHGLAAHGHDVTVIAPSQTGKRYEEVDRNHIVRRTTSLPFPFYQNFRISVSPQREVKKIIEEIQPDVIHVQGILGIGRAALMIGKRLNIPVVATNHAIPDNLLDNLKLLAPFAKPISYLLTEYGGRFHSSADYVTLPTMAAIKMFGDKTEEMGVPIVAISNGIDLSRFKPGKVPKDVYTRFGLPQDKPLISYIGRLDGEKHLHVLLRAAARVFKSIDAHLLVVGSGNDLENLEALAIELGIANKVTFTGRVSDEDLVLLHRVGTVFCVPSPAELQCIAALEAMASGQPLVAVDAGALYELCHDGENGYLCRTDDDEQIAKKLAIILKDPELRKKFSKASMAIAKTHDLEHTITRYEAVYNELLQKHQAVLA; from the coding sequence ATGAAAATCGTTATTGCTGCCGACTTACACTGGCCTACTATAAATGGCGTTGCTACTTTCAGCCGAAACCTAGCTCACGGACTCGCTGCTCACGGACACGACGTGACGGTCATTGCCCCATCACAAACGGGTAAGCGCTACGAAGAAGTTGATAGAAATCATATTGTTCGCCGAACTACCTCGCTGCCCTTCCCGTTTTACCAAAATTTCCGCATCTCAGTTTCGCCGCAGCGCGAAGTTAAGAAAATTATCGAAGAAATCCAACCGGATGTTATCCATGTACAGGGAATCTTAGGGATTGGCCGCGCTGCCTTGATGATCGGTAAACGCCTCAATATCCCGGTAGTAGCTACCAACCACGCCATTCCTGATAACCTGCTCGACAACCTAAAACTACTTGCCCCGTTCGCCAAACCAATCAGTTATCTTTTGACTGAATACGGCGGACGTTTTCATAGCAGCGCCGATTATGTAACACTGCCGACCATGGCCGCTATTAAAATGTTTGGCGATAAAACCGAAGAAATGGGCGTGCCAATTGTGGCTATCTCGAATGGCATCGACCTCAGTCGCTTTAAGCCCGGTAAGGTGCCAAAAGATGTTTACACCCGCTTTGGGTTACCGCAAGACAAGCCGCTAATTAGCTACATCGGCCGTCTCGATGGTGAAAAACACTTACACGTGCTACTGCGTGCCGCCGCCCGAGTGTTTAAGTCGATCGACGCGCACCTTTTGGTAGTAGGCAGCGGCAACGACCTCGAAAATCTTGAAGCGTTGGCTATTGAATTAGGCATTGCTAATAAAGTTACCTTTACTGGCCGCGTGAGCGATGAAGATTTGGTGCTACTGCACCGCGTAGGCACGGTGTTCTGCGTGCCTTCGCCAGCCGAGCTGCAGTGCATTGCGGCGCTCGAGGCCATGGCGTCTGGCCAGCCACTAGTGGCCGTAGATGCCGGAGCGCTCTACGAGCTGTGCCACGATGGCGAGAATGGCTATCTTTGCCGCACCGACGATGACGAACAAATTGCCAAAAAACTGGCCATCATCTTAAAAGATCCAGAGCTCCGAAAGAAATTTTCAAAAGCCAGTATGGCCATTGCCAAAACGCACGATCTTGAGCACACAATTACTCGTTACGAAGCAGTCTACAACGAGCTGCTACAAAAGCACCAAGCGGTGCTAGCTTAA
- a CDS encoding nucleoside hydrolase, protein MKKSKVVLVIDGPDPDNYAALLAALSATMCYELVAVIMTGRPVSTVPKAKPYELNPHASRAVRRDNALHAKGILMRHGGERVPVFSGGLAPYSTVPHDLHIHERVTDVFDDSHAGHELKGDITDAVVYLASFDETIHVICGGPLTDVAYLMRHPMLMHKLGVAVAQLGMFGINPDVKVLAGGRRQFNALADPAAARDVLLHYAGPFYFIPTDVTKAPELAFGGADEIAALSDSSAAQELTAMYRQAWPVMWGGRTPSIPAHLHDIHPAVFMDQLLRDVPMHHLRYSRDGHDRIGHYTVSPVGIAHVPHLPHEEDRWGEIDLGEADDNQPPRFLVDGFANEQFRPLLAEILNTITTSSPLPALV, encoded by the coding sequence TTGAAAAAATCCAAGGTTGTTTTGGTCATTGACGGACCCGACCCCGACAACTACGCCGCACTACTGGCAGCACTATCGGCGACGATGTGCTACGAGCTGGTTGCGGTAATCATGACCGGTCGGCCGGTTTCGACCGTGCCTAAAGCCAAGCCGTACGAGCTTAACCCGCATGCTTCGCGAGCCGTTCGGCGCGATAACGCCCTGCACGCTAAGGGCATTCTCATGCGTCATGGCGGCGAGCGTGTGCCAGTTTTTTCTGGCGGCTTGGCGCCTTATTCAACGGTGCCTCACGACCTGCACATTCACGAACGCGTCACGGATGTGTTTGACGATTCGCATGCTGGCCACGAGCTGAAGGGTGACATTACCGACGCGGTCGTCTACCTGGCGTCGTTCGACGAAACGATCCATGTCATTTGCGGCGGCCCGCTCACCGATGTTGCCTACCTAATGCGGCACCCGATGCTGATGCACAAGCTCGGCGTGGCGGTAGCACAGCTTGGCATGTTTGGCATCAATCCTGATGTCAAGGTACTGGCTGGTGGTCGCCGTCAGTTCAATGCGTTGGCAGATCCGGCGGCAGCGCGCGATGTGCTGCTGCACTATGCCGGGCCTTTTTACTTCATTCCAACCGATGTGACGAAGGCACCCGAGTTGGCTTTTGGCGGCGCGGATGAAATTGCCGCCCTCTCGGACTCAAGTGCTGCCCAAGAACTAACGGCGATGTACCGTCAGGCGTGGCCGGTGATGTGGGGAGGCCGAACGCCGTCGATTCCTGCTCATTTGCACGATATTCATCCGGCAGTGTTTATGGACCAACTGCTGCGTGACGTCCCCATGCATCACTTGCGCTATTCGCGTGACGGTCACGACCGAATTGGTCACTACACTGTTTCGCCAGTTGGCATTGCGCATGTACCGCACTTGCCGCACGAAGAGGACCGTTGGGGAGAGATCGATCTGGGCGAAGCCGACGACAACCAGCCGCCACGATTCTTGGTGGATGGTTTTGCGAACGAACAGTTCCGGCCCCTACTTGCAGAGATCCTGAACACCATCACCACCTCGAGCCCGCTCCCGGCTCTGGTGTGA
- a CDS encoding 8-oxo-dGTP diphosphatase, which translates to MNDPHLTLLFLRKDNQTLLAMKKRGHGTGKWNGVGGKIELDETIQQAAIRECEEEIGVRPLKLTPAAELVFLEQEAGQPVERLAYVYFCHDWQGEPIESDEMMPEWFDEADIPYEAMWPADHHWLPKALTGTKVFGTFRYNDQHELLEHTVSSVDTLPHESDMTR; encoded by the coding sequence ATGAACGACCCACACTTAACTTTACTTTTTCTAAGGAAAGACAACCAGACTCTGCTAGCCATGAAAAAACGGGGCCACGGGACAGGGAAGTGGAATGGCGTTGGTGGAAAAATTGAGCTTGACGAAACTATCCAGCAGGCCGCAATTCGCGAGTGCGAAGAAGAGATTGGTGTTCGACCGCTGAAACTAACACCAGCGGCCGAGCTCGTCTTTTTAGAACAAGAAGCCGGCCAGCCGGTAGAACGCTTGGCGTATGTGTACTTCTGCCACGACTGGCAAGGCGAACCAATCGAAAGCGACGAAATGATGCCCGAATGGTTTGATGAAGCTGATATCCCCTATGAAGCCATGTGGCCAGCCGATCACCATTGGCTACCCAAAGCACTCACTGGCACCAAAGTATTCGGCACCTTCCGCTATAACGATCAGCACGAGCTTCTGGAACACACCGTCAGCTCGGTTGATACATTGCCACACGAAAGCGACATGACCCGCTAA
- a CDS encoding nucleotide pyrophosphohydrolase: MSQPAAQSDMTFEEISQIIWDHQVQRDWQRNPPRALAISIALEANELLEHYQWQDEPVGKKDELAAELADILIYAFQFAHRYDIDIPKAISAKLEKAAEKYPAEHFKGKTSDEQQKVWLQQKTGYTKKGL, from the coding sequence ATGAGCCAACCTGCCGCACAAAGCGACATGACTTTCGAAGAAATCAGCCAGATCATTTGGGACCATCAGGTGCAGCGCGATTGGCAACGCAATCCTCCGCGAGCCCTGGCGATTTCGATTGCCCTTGAAGCCAACGAACTGCTTGAGCATTATCAGTGGCAGGATGAACCAGTTGGCAAAAAAGACGAGCTCGCAGCTGAGCTAGCAGACATTTTGATCTATGCCTTTCAATTCGCGCACCGCTATGACATCGACATTCCTAAAGCCATTTCCGCCAAGCTAGAAAAAGCCGCCGAAAAATATCCGGCCGAGCATTTTAAAGGCAAAACTAGCGATGAACAACAAAAAGTATGGCTGCAGCAAAAAACTGGCTATACTAAAAAAGGACTATGA
- a CDS encoding UDP-glucose/GDP-mannose dehydrogenase family protein, with translation MIKQNTGKDILMVGTGYVGLITALGLAELGNTVACYDINKERISSLQSGRPPFFEPKVPELLQKHLANGRLRFFDNLEKAYTGQRYVFISVQTPQDANGRSDLSALHSAVTAIATVATSPTLLIIKSTVPVGIFNELEGLESVKENGKITFVSCPEFLAEGTAIRDFFHPTRTIVGSNDVAISEEVAGLFYGLGGAAIITDAKTAQMIKYSANSFLATRVAFINDVAEICEKLDVNVNDVAQALVMDPRVGGTYLSPSIGFGGPCLPKDIAALIESSERVGAPALLLRGASEHNKSHLRHVIDTIRRLLGEGKTLTVFGLSFKPNTDDVRSSFSLKIIEALLEDGITVRATDPHAIPAAQQIATHPSLTFIDDPLEAAKGSDLQVFLTPWEAYKQLDLPALASAVNSKNIYDSMNVVNEAAAVKAGFSYHGVGKMYQPGNAPVFKISDNPSVVSAP, from the coding sequence ATGATCAAGCAAAACACCGGAAAAGACATACTAATGGTAGGGACGGGGTACGTAGGGCTCATAACAGCCCTTGGCCTGGCTGAACTTGGAAACACTGTTGCCTGCTACGACATAAATAAAGAAAGAATTTCTTCACTACAATCGGGCAGACCACCTTTTTTTGAACCAAAAGTGCCAGAACTACTACAAAAACACCTTGCAAATGGCCGACTGCGTTTTTTTGATAATCTTGAAAAAGCCTACACGGGACAGCGATATGTATTTATTAGTGTGCAAACACCGCAAGACGCCAACGGCCGAAGCGATCTATCGGCGCTGCATAGTGCCGTTACTGCTATTGCCACCGTCGCCACGAGCCCGACACTGCTGATTATAAAATCTACCGTGCCGGTTGGCATTTTCAATGAGCTTGAGGGGCTTGAATCGGTAAAAGAAAATGGCAAAATCACTTTTGTGTCGTGCCCAGAGTTCTTGGCTGAGGGCACGGCTATTCGCGACTTCTTTCACCCCACGCGCACTATTGTCGGCTCGAATGACGTTGCTATATCTGAAGAGGTAGCCGGCTTGTTCTATGGGCTCGGTGGGGCGGCTATTATTACCGACGCAAAAACCGCTCAAATGATAAAATATAGCGCCAATTCATTCCTCGCAACCCGGGTGGCATTTATAAATGATGTAGCCGAGATTTGTGAGAAACTTGATGTCAATGTCAACGACGTGGCGCAAGCACTGGTAATGGACCCTCGGGTTGGCGGCACCTATTTATCGCCAAGTATTGGCTTTGGCGGACCGTGCTTGCCAAAAGATATTGCCGCCCTGATTGAAAGTAGCGAACGAGTAGGAGCACCGGCACTATTACTCCGCGGTGCTAGCGAACACAACAAAAGCCATTTGCGTCATGTCATTGACACCATTCGCCGCCTGCTGGGCGAAGGGAAAACACTTACTGTTTTTGGGCTATCGTTCAAGCCCAATACCGATGATGTTCGTAGCTCATTCTCTTTAAAAATTATTGAAGCACTGCTTGAAGATGGGATAACCGTACGTGCCACCGATCCGCACGCCATTCCTGCAGCACAACAAATCGCGACACATCCTTCATTGACCTTTATTGACGACCCACTCGAAGCCGCTAAGGGCAGCGATTTGCAGGTATTTTTAACACCCTGGGAAGCGTATAAGCAGCTCGACCTTCCGGCACTTGCTAGTGCCGTAAACAGCAAGAATATTTATGACAGCATGAATGTCGTGAATGAAGCAGCTGCCGTAAAGGCAGGCTTTAGCTACCACGGAGTAGGGAAGATGTACCAGCCTGGTAATGCGCCGGTATTTAAGATTTCGGATAATCCATCGGTAGTGAGCGCCCCTTGA
- a CDS encoding exodeoxyribonuclease III codes for MKLYSWNVNGIRAVVKKGTFLPFIEAHQPDILCLQETKAEQGQAEIDLPDYEEYWNSATKKGYSGTAIFTKTKPLSVVNGFADDIAKKHGIVPDSYGDPNAEGRVITAEFEKFYIVTVYTPNSKGDLSRLSLRDKQWDPAFLEHCKTLEKTKPVIFCGDLNVAHTEDDLANPKPNIGKHGFTNEERAGFQKFLDAGFIDTFRLFTQGNGHYSWWTHWANARARNVGWRIDYFLASEALRDNIVSAKIHADVMGSDHCPVSLELNI; via the coding sequence ATCAAACTCTACTCATGGAACGTCAACGGTATTCGCGCCGTCGTCAAGAAGGGGACTTTTCTCCCGTTTATCGAAGCTCATCAGCCAGACATTTTATGCCTCCAGGAAACCAAAGCCGAGCAAGGCCAGGCCGAAATTGACCTGCCCGACTACGAAGAATATTGGAACTCCGCCACCAAAAAAGGTTATTCCGGCACGGCAATTTTCACCAAAACTAAGCCGCTGAGTGTGGTGAATGGCTTTGCCGACGATATCGCCAAAAAACATGGCATCGTACCTGATAGCTACGGCGACCCAAATGCCGAAGGCCGAGTCATTACCGCCGAATTTGAAAAGTTTTATATCGTGACCGTCTACACCCCAAATAGCAAGGGCGACTTATCGCGGCTTAGTCTTCGCGACAAGCAGTGGGATCCTGCCTTTTTGGAGCACTGTAAAACTCTAGAAAAAACCAAACCGGTGATCTTTTGCGGCGACCTCAACGTGGCCCACACCGAAGACGACCTCGCTAACCCCAAGCCCAACATCGGTAAACACGGCTTCACCAATGAAGAGCGTGCCGGTTTCCAAAAGTTCCTTGACGCTGGATTTATCGACACTTTCCGCCTGTTCACTCAAGGCAATGGTCACTACAGCTGGTGGACCCACTGGGCCAATGCCCGTGCTCGCAACGTTGGGTGGCGGATCGACTACTTTTTAGCTTCCGAAGCCCTGCGCGACAACATTGTGTCAGCCAAAATTCACGCCGATGTCATGGGCTCCGACCACTGCCCAGTTAGCCTGGAACTAAATATATGA
- a CDS encoding AAA family ATPase → MTATIHPVQSHTLTLPWVTKVTQGFVYCDEMREAVSLALVAGVNLIFSGDGGHAKSEFLDAVFRSIKGQETYIKSFGQGTSAEDLFGGLDLDAINRAVGATMQYKHEFSFLNHYIAIFEELFDAPPRVLAYLKDTLTAKELRNGHQRVKMKTRVIAAATNHSPQEIAEAGRDIEALIQRFPIQLEVKWPAYGKDNFMELFAAVFGREEVESGVTWSDVETLQRQAKATKVSVGIQRMTAQIVEELIRDKARISPRTAVVAVQLAQAAATINGRNRVVPADLKAMAYLPGIFHLRKRINQLINEFAASIEAEEKLDQAELDLTNLVTKFKRATDGAELQRISTEANRIAERIHAVAVPETLLDRRRHLYDSAHSLVGEAGDNQTRIELNKLEADLLELQYKLGDGKSIPEYEQISSEARAILEDASNLPTYGMHTEAQAERIVSDAQSLLWLAEEELQKARQKASTDENSRRLKELAPQVEKIGKRLSRSISEAEKRQLLGELVVIRLEISHMLRHPSLNASQDAILSKIMVIQRNNR, encoded by the coding sequence ATGACCGCAACGATTCACCCCGTTCAGTCGCACACACTGACTTTGCCGTGGGTCACCAAAGTGACTCAAGGTTTTGTCTACTGCGATGAAATGCGCGAGGCGGTATCGCTGGCCCTTGTGGCTGGCGTTAACTTGATCTTCAGCGGAGACGGCGGGCACGCCAAGTCCGAATTTCTCGATGCCGTTTTCCGCTCCATTAAGGGCCAAGAGACGTACATCAAGAGCTTCGGTCAAGGCACAAGCGCCGAAGACCTGTTCGGTGGTCTCGACCTTGACGCAATCAACCGCGCCGTCGGTGCCACCATGCAGTACAAGCACGAGTTCAGTTTCCTGAACCATTACATCGCTATTTTCGAGGAACTGTTTGACGCTCCCCCGCGAGTGCTGGCTTACCTCAAGGATACACTGACGGCAAAGGAGCTGCGCAACGGTCACCAGCGTGTCAAAATGAAGACCCGCGTGATCGCTGCCGCCACCAACCACTCTCCCCAGGAGATTGCCGAAGCTGGACGGGATATCGAGGCGCTGATCCAGCGCTTCCCAATCCAGCTCGAGGTAAAGTGGCCAGCGTATGGCAAGGATAACTTCATGGAACTCTTTGCGGCCGTGTTCGGTCGCGAAGAGGTAGAGTCTGGCGTCACGTGGTCGGATGTCGAGACGCTGCAACGACAGGCAAAGGCGACGAAGGTGAGTGTCGGCATCCAACGCATGACGGCTCAGATCGTAGAGGAGCTGATCAGGGACAAGGCAAGAATCTCCCCGCGTACAGCAGTAGTAGCAGTGCAGCTTGCGCAAGCCGCCGCGACGATCAACGGACGAAATCGTGTCGTACCGGCAGACCTCAAGGCAATGGCCTACCTGCCGGGCATTTTTCACCTGCGCAAGCGGATTAACCAGCTCATCAATGAGTTCGCCGCTTCCATCGAAGCAGAAGAGAAGCTCGACCAGGCCGAGCTGGATCTGACCAACCTTGTCACTAAGTTCAAGAGGGCGACCGATGGCGCGGAACTTCAGAGGATTTCCACAGAGGCAAATCGCATTGCTGAACGCATTCACGCGGTGGCCGTTCCGGAGACGTTGCTCGATCGACGACGTCACCTGTACGATTCCGCTCACTCGCTAGTCGGTGAGGCGGGCGACAACCAGACGCGCATCGAGCTCAACAAGCTTGAGGCGGACCTACTGGAACTACAGTACAAGCTCGGGGATGGCAAGTCCATTCCTGAGTACGAGCAGATCAGCAGTGAAGCTCGCGCCATCCTCGAAGATGCTTCGAACCTGCCGACCTACGGCATGCACACCGAAGCCCAGGCTGAGAGGATCGTTAGCGACGCTCAATCCCTGCTGTGGCTCGCCGAAGAAGAACTGCAAAAGGCTCGCCAAAAGGCGAGCACCGACGAGAACAGCCGGCGCCTGAAGGAGCTGGCCCCGCAAGTCGAAAAAATTGGCAAGCGGCTCAGTCGTTCCATTTCCGAGGCAGAAAAGCGGCAGCTTTTGGGAGAACTCGTTGTCATTCGACTCGAAATCTCACACATGTTGCGCCACCCCAGCTTGAATGCAAGTCAAGACGCCATCCTGAGCAAGATCATGGTCATCCAGCGCAATAACCGCTAG
- a CDS encoding sortase: MQPNLPFNPQSPNTPVVPPHRPLAGPVPAPIAQNQRPHTETHAAAADIVRSQIDTIYSTNPPHKETIDNLQSQQAAPPQPDIQQATAETVYGRTHTRPSVMTEAPEQLQQYHSAWQSYYRQYYERYYLHQLHATRSQLEAKAQAAARTQALPATSSAAVEPAPQIISSTEATHELKNDLLQKIRTRAAAVRKSRHFMPIISAVVVGLVFAVLQYNRVLVAQVHAYVSPGSINPQNIVLDPTTDIKVSKEPKVIIPKINVEAPVVYGLNSIAEPTVQKALESGVVHYPIPGANSVPGQVGNTVLLGHSSNDVFDNGGYKFIFVQLDQLKKGDTFYIHYEGTRYTYSVSYKEVIEPTDIHKLTQKTDKPLVTLLTCTPPGTALKRLIVVAEQISPDPAGASSAPQQNTSNEPAQLPANSPTLLERVFGGGR; this comes from the coding sequence ATGCAACCAAATTTACCATTCAATCCACAATCACCCAACACGCCCGTTGTTCCGCCACACCGACCCCTCGCAGGCCCGGTGCCTGCACCAATTGCGCAAAATCAGCGGCCACACACCGAAACTCATGCCGCTGCCGCCGATATTGTCCGTTCGCAAATAGACACCATCTATAGCACTAATCCACCACATAAAGAAACCATCGATAATTTGCAATCACAGCAAGCTGCCCCTCCGCAACCAGATATCCAGCAGGCCACGGCCGAAACTGTTTATGGCCGCACTCACACCCGGCCATCTGTCATGACCGAGGCCCCCGAACAACTGCAGCAGTATCACAGCGCCTGGCAAAGCTACTACCGCCAATACTATGAACGCTACTATTTACACCAGCTGCACGCCACCCGTAGCCAGCTCGAAGCCAAAGCGCAAGCTGCTGCCCGCACGCAAGCACTACCAGCCACATCATCAGCAGCAGTAGAGCCCGCCCCGCAGATTATTAGCTCAACAGAAGCCACGCACGAGCTAAAAAATGATCTGCTGCAAAAGATCCGCACTCGGGCTGCTGCGGTTCGTAAAAGCCGCCATTTTATGCCAATAATTAGCGCGGTTGTAGTTGGATTGGTGTTTGCCGTGCTGCAGTACAACCGCGTATTAGTAGCCCAGGTACACGCTTACGTCAGCCCTGGAAGTATCAATCCACAAAATATCGTGCTCGACCCAACGACCGATATTAAAGTAAGTAAAGAACCAAAGGTAATCATTCCTAAAATAAACGTTGAAGCGCCAGTCGTTTATGGCCTTAATTCAATTGCCGAGCCGACCGTACAAAAAGCGCTTGAAAGCGGGGTCGTGCACTATCCAATCCCGGGAGCCAACAGCGTTCCAGGGCAAGTAGGCAACACTGTGCTTCTGGGGCACTCGAGTAACGACGTCTTCGATAATGGCGGCTACAAATTTATTTTTGTCCAGCTTGATCAGCTAAAAAAGGGCGACACGTTCTATATTCATTACGAAGGCACCCGCTACACTTACAGCGTGAGCTATAAAGAAGTTATCGAACCAACCGACATTCATAAACTAACCCAAAAAACCGATAAGCCTTTGGTCACGCTTTTAACCTGTACGCCTCCCGGCACGGCCCTAAAACGCCTGATTGTTGTGGCTGAGCAAATTAGCCCCGACCCAGCGGGTGCGTCATCGGCTCCGCAGCAAAACACGTCTAACGAGCCAGCTCAGCTACCGGCTAATTCCCCAACGCTGCTCGAGCGGGTATTTGGCGGTGGTCGCTAG
- the smpB gene encoding SsrA-binding protein SmpB encodes MIKKKKSSPGAILNRRARFDYQLGDELSAGIELTGPEVRAARDGHVQLKGAFISVKGGELWLSNASFSVKPALLKSGEQRTVDTRPRRLLLHRKQIDELIDRRQSGFSIVPLRLLTSSRFIKVVISLGKGKKNYDKRETIKRRDQEREAKREIKLK; translated from the coding sequence ATGATAAAAAAGAAAAAGTCCTCGCCCGGCGCCATTCTAAACCGCCGCGCCCGGTTTGACTACCAGCTCGGCGATGAATTATCGGCCGGCATCGAGCTCACCGGCCCCGAAGTACGTGCCGCCCGCGACGGCCACGTACAGCTTAAAGGCGCCTTTATATCGGTGAAGGGTGGAGAATTGTGGCTGTCAAACGCCAGCTTTAGCGTAAAGCCAGCGCTGCTGAAATCTGGCGAACAACGAACCGTTGATACCCGCCCACGTCGACTGCTTTTACACCGCAAACAAATTGATGAATTAATTGACCGCCGGCAATCCGGCTTTAGCATCGTACCCTTACGGCTATTAACGAGTAGCCGGTTTATTAAAGTAGTGATTTCGCTTGGAAAAGGGAAGAAAAATTACGACAAGCGCGAAACCATTAAACGCCGTGATCAAGAGCGGGAGGCAAAGCGGGAGATCAAGCTGAAATAG
- the pyrH gene encoding UMP kinase, producing MYKRILLKLSGEQLQGKFSGGFDAERAAWIANELRPVLRDDVQVVIMVGGGNYARGAQLVGHGIERVTADNIGMLGTMMNALALADVFEYTGVPARALTNIEASQVADQFTHRRAISHLNKHRVVIVAGGIGRPYLTTDTAAVSLALELDCDVILKATKVDGVYSQDPAKFPEAEKYPSLTFQQAVENEDIKVMDKAALGLAMEQDQPVIIFDLLTQGNIARAVRGETIGTTIS from the coding sequence ATGTATAAACGTATTCTTCTAAAGCTTTCGGGCGAACAATTACAGGGCAAGTTTTCTGGTGGTTTTGACGCCGAGCGCGCTGCCTGGATTGCAAATGAATTGCGGCCGGTGCTGCGTGATGATGTACAAGTGGTAATTATGGTGGGTGGCGGCAATTACGCCCGTGGCGCGCAATTGGTGGGCCACGGCATCGAACGAGTGACGGCTGATAATATTGGCATGCTGGGTACCATGATGAACGCCTTGGCGCTAGCCGACGTGTTTGAATATACTGGCGTGCCGGCTCGGGCGCTCACTAATATTGAGGCCAGCCAAGTTGCCGACCAATTTACTCACCGCCGGGCAATCAGCCACTTAAATAAGCACCGCGTGGTGATTGTGGCTGGCGGCATTGGCCGGCCATACCTTACCACCGATACCGCAGCGGTGAGCTTGGCGCTTGAGCTCGATTGCGACGTGATTTTAAAAGCCACTAAGGTTGATGGCGTCTACAGCCAGGACCCAGCAAAGTTTCCGGAGGCTGAAAAGTACCCGTCGCTCACCTTTCAGCAAGCTGTTGAAAACGAAGACATTAAAGTGATGGATAAAGCCGCGCTTGGTCTGGCTATGGAACAAGACCAGCCGGTGATAATTTTTGATCTGTTGACTCAGGGCAATATTGCCCGGGCGGTTCGTGGCGAAACGATTGGCACAACTATCTCATAA